The stretch of DNA tagccaggcgaggtggtgagcgcctgtagtcccagctactcgggaggctaaggcaggagaatggcgtaaacccgggaggcggagcttgcagtgagctgagatccggccactgcactccagcccgggcgacagagggagactccgtctcaaacaaacaaacaaacaaaattagctgggcgtggtggtgcatgcctataatcccagctacttgggaggctgagtatgaatcgcttgaacccggaaggcggaagtttcagtgagcctagatcacactattgcactccagcctggccaacaagtgtgaaactgtgtctcaaaaaaaaaaaaaaaaaaaaaaaaaaaggccaggcacggtggctcgtgcctgtaacccagcactttgggaggctgaagtggctggatcacctgaggtcaggagtttgagaccagcctgaccaacaagatgaaaccccatctctactaaaacataaaaattagccgggcatggtggcaggtacctatagtcccagctacttgagaggctgagactaattgcttgaacccagaaggcggaggttgcaatgagccaacaccatgccactgcactccagcctgggctacggagtgagactccatctcaaaaaaaaaaaaaaaaaaaaaacttattcattATAGAACCTCTAGAATAAATTTAGAATACTATGTTAacctggctgggcttggtggcttacacctgtaatcccaggacgttgggaggccaaagtgggcggatcacttgaggtcaggtgttcgagaccagcctggccaacatggtgaaacctcatttccttttttttttttgagacggagtctccctgtgttgcccaggctggagagcagtggagcgatctcggctcactgcaagctccgcctcccgggttcacaccattcttcagcctcagcctctgagtagctgggactacaggcgcccaccaccacgcccggctagttttttgtatttttagtagagacggggtttcaccacgttagccaggatagtcttgatctcctgacctcgtgatccacccgcctcggcctcccaaactgctgggattacaggcttgagccaccgcgcctggccatcatttctactaaaaatacaaaaaatacctgggcgtggtggtgggcacctataatcccagctactcaggaggctgaagcagaagaatcgcttgaacccgggaggcagaggttgcagtgagcactccAGCTTCGGCAATGAGTGAGATTCcgtgtttaaaaacaaaaaaaaaagaatacatatgtTATCCAGAATACACTTGTTATAACACTGTAGTGAATAAcctgtgccttttatttttagtttttctgtttttctcttttgtcccTGTGCCTTTCACTTGATTCCTGTATTTCCTCAGCGTTCattaattacttaatttattattatttttttgagacggactctcgctctgtcgcccaggctggagtgcaatggcatcatctctgctcactgcaagctctgcctcctgggttcatgccgttctcctgcctcagcctctcgagtagctgggactacagactcccgccaccaggcccggctaattttttgtattttcagtagagatgaggtttcaccgtgttagccaggatgatcttgatctcctgacttcgtgatctgcccgtctctgcctcccaacgtgctgggattacaggtgggagccacagcacccagccatgtatgtatgtatttatttatttatttatttatttatttatttattttgagacagagtcttgctctgttgcccaggttggagtgcaatggcacaatcttggctcactgcaagctccgcctcccgggttcacaccattctcctgcctcagcctcctgagtagttgggactacaggcacccaccaccacgcccggctaattttttgtatttttagtagagatggggtttcaccgtgttagccaggatggtctcaatctcctgacctagggatctgcctgcctcagcctcccaaagtgctgggattataggcatgagccactgtgcctggccttccttAGCgttcatttatttacaaataatgaGAGGTCATactatatcattattattactatttatttatttcattttttgagatgaagactctgtctcaaaaaataaattaaataaataaaataaaaaaattaagcccGTGCTTGTCACTCTACCGTGCAGAGGCAACATAGCATAGTGGTTTAGAGAACACACACTGCCTTGGGTTGAATCCTAGCTTTGTTATTTACTTTGCGACTTTAGGTAAATTATCTCATCttggctgggcatcgtggctcacacctgtaattccagcacttgggaaggccaagACGGAGGTTGGCTTGAGCTCgcaagttcgagaccaacctgggcaacatggcggaaccctacctctactataataaaaatacaaaagttagccaggcgtggtacatgctacttgggaggctgaggtgaaatgATGGCTTGAGTctagaaggaggttgcagtgaaccaagattgtgccaccactctccagcctgggtaataaagccagaccttgtctcaaaaagaaaaaccaccttttcttttattttttgagacagcctgtcactctgtcgccaggctggagtgcaatggcacaatcttggttcactgcaaccttgcctcccgggttcaagtgattctcctacctcagcctcccaagtagctgggactacagatgtgtgccaccacgcctggctaattttttgtatttttactagagatggggtttcaccatgttagccaggatggtcttgaactcctgacctcattatctgcctgcctcagcctcccaaggtgctgggattacaggcatgagccaccgcgcccagccaaacaAAACCATCTTTCtgactctgtatttttttttttttttttcttgagacagagtttcactcttcttgctcaggctggagtgtaatggcacgatctcgggtcactgtaacctccgcctcctcggttcaagcaattcttctgcctcagcctcctgattagctgggattacaggcacctgcagctatgcccagctaatttttacattttttttaaattatttatttatttatttatttatttatttttgagacggagtctcgctctgtcgcccaagctggagtgcagtggccggatctcagctcactgcaagctccgtcccccgggtttacgccattctcctgcctcagtctcccaagtagctgggactacaggcgcccaccacctcgcccggctagttttttgtattttttagtagagacggagtttcaccatattagccaggatggtctcgatctcctgacctcgtgatccgcccgtctcagcctcccaaagtgctgggattacaggcttgagccaccgcgcccggcaatttttacatttttttaagcagagatggggtttcaccatgttggtcaggctggactcgaatccctgacttcaggtaatccacccgccctggcctcccaaagtgctaggattacagacatgagccaccatgcctgacctagaGTCTGTTTTTTTGTGACTAAAAATAGTTTCTACATCATAGGgattgttgtgatgattaaatatgGATTAATCATACAAAAGTCTctagtaggctgggcacagtggctcacgcctgtaatcccagcactttggaaggctgaggcaggtggatcacctgaggtgaggagttcaatattagcctggccaacatgatgaaacccctctctactaaaaaatacaaaaattagccaggcatggtgctggatgcttataatcccagttactcgggaggctgaggcaggagaatcgcttgaactcggggtgggccgaggttgcagtgagctgagattgtgcccctgcactccagcctgggctacagagtgagactttgtctcaaaaaaaaaaaaaaaaaaaNNNNNNNNNNNNNNNNNNNNNNNNNNNNNNNNNNNNNNNNNNNNNNNNNNNNNNNNNNNNNNNNNNNNNNNNNNNNNNNNNNNNNNNNNNNNNNNNNNNNaaaaaaaaattagccaggtgtggtggcatgtgcctgtagtcccagctacttgggaggctgaggtgggaggatggcttgagcctaggaggctgaggttgcagtgagccaagattgcaccactgcactccagcctgggcgacagagccagatcctgtctcaaaaacaaaaacagctgggcgtggtaggtcatgcccgtaatcccagcactttgggaggcagaggtgggtggatcacctgaggtcaggagtttgagaacagcctgactaatatggagaaaccccatctctagtaaaaatacaaaaatagttaccctctttggctcacgcctgtaatcccagcactttgggaggccgaggcaggtggatcacttgaggtcaggagttcaagaccagcctgaccaacatggtgaaaccccgtctctactgaaaatacaaaaattagctgggcatggttgcaggcacctgaaatcccagctactcaggaggctgtggcaggagaatcgcatgcacccagaaggcggaggttgcagtgagcggagatcgccccactgcactctagcctgggcgacagagcgagactccctctaaaaaaaaaattagctgggcgtggtggtaggcgcctgttaTTTCAGCTAtccgggaggctaagacaggagaattgcttgaatccgggaggcggaggctgcagtgagccgagatcgcgccattgcgctactgcactccagcctgggcaacaagagtgaaactccatctcaaaaaaaaaaaaaaaaaagagtaagttgtCCTAGATGGTGGAAGTGTCACGGAGTTTTAAGCAGGGAGGTGAGGACAGGATTAGATCATTGTGTTTCGCAAAGATCCCTTTGGCAGTCAGGCAGAGGATGGCTCAATTCCCCAGAGAGAATGAGCGGACCAAAGAGCAAGTACATTTCTTCGGCTCCTGGCAAACATTGCCAAAGAACTTCCCAAAGCGTTGCGCTAAGGGACCATATTCCTTCTAATTTCtaaggagggtgaggcaggatgaAGTTCCGGGAACTGGCTTCATTCCGCCCACGGGTTTCAGAGCCGCACCAGCTTTCTTCCCCACAGCAGCCAGGAGCCTTGGCTTCGTGGGTTGCCTCCCTGTTCCCGCCCACATAAAGTCCTGGCAGCAGGGCCAGAAGTTTTCTGGTTCTCAGCGGCACCCGTCGACGTCCGCCCCCACGTGACCCAAACAGATCCGGTACTTCCGCTTCCCCTCGGCTTTCTTCTCGTCGGTGTCCCTGGCTGCTATAGAGCCGGGTGAGAGAGCGAGCGCCCGTCCGCGGGCGTCGAGGGCGGGTTGCCTCGCGCTGACCCTTCCCGCCCTCCTTCTCGTCACACACCAGGTCCCCGCGGAAGCGGCGGTATCGGCGCCATGGCGGAGCTGACGGCTCTTGAGAGTCTCATCGAGATGGGCTTCCCCAGGGGACGCGCGtaagggagttccccaaccccggCCTGCGGGGGTGGGGGGCCGCGGACCTGTCCCGGTCTTTTTCGTCAGCCTGACGGTCACCATGGCTCGTGGGCGCTATTCATGGTGTTTCTGCCCCCAGGGAGAAGGCTCTGGCCCTCACAGGGAACCAGGGCATCGAGGCTGCGATGGACTGGTGAGCGCTCGTCCTGGGTGGCGGAGAATTGGGGGCTAGCGGAAGGGGCAGCCTCAGAGCTAACCTCCCCGCCGACTTTCCCTGCCAGGCTGATGGAGCACGAAGACGACCCCGATGTGGACGAGCCTCTAGAGACCCCCCTTGGCCATATCCTGGGACGGGAGCCCACTTCCTCAGAGCAAGGCGGCCTTGAAGGTCCTGACTGAGGGACACCGTGTGATTATTCAGGAGGGTCCGAGGAGAATCTGAAGGGATAATAATACCGATTGTTTGTTTGTAGGATCTGGTTCTGCTGCCGGAGAAGGCAAACCCGTTTTGAGTGAAGAGGAAAGACAGGAACAGACTAAGAGGTACAGTAAGAGCAGTCTCACATCTCTGACGTCTTCCACCTCTCCCCGGTACACATCTGATCAAAGAACCTTGACCTTTCCACATTTCCTCTttcttggcattttcttttccttttctttaatctACTTTGGGATATATGTCGCCTAATTTTGTTTACGGTAAACTTTGCACCTTCTCACTCTGTCCATTTATCTTGAGCTGTTTTCTCTTGGCAACACAGGATGTTGGAGCTGGTGGCCCAGAAGCAGCGGGAGCGTGAAGAGAGAGAGGAACGGGAGGCATTGGAACGCGAACGGCAGCGCAGGAGACAAGGGCAAGAGTTGTCAGCAGCACGACAGAGGCTACAGGAAGATGAGATGCGCCGGGCTGCAGAGGAGAGGCGGAAGGAAAAGGCCGAGGAGTTAGCAGCCAGGTCTAGGCAATGGAGATGATGGATAGcagatgagaaagaaatcaagatttGCTTTGTTGATGTCTGACCTAATTTCCTCTTGTCTACATTCCAGACAAAGAGTTAGAGAAAAGATCGAGAGGGACAAAGCAGAGAGAGCCAAGAAGGTAGGTGACTGAGAAGACGCCACGGGTAATGGAGTGGGCAGGTTAGTAAATCTTTTCCAGCTTCAGAGGGAAATCTTGGGCTTACATGATGTGTTTCACCTGAGGGTGGGTGAGTACCTGATTGAGTGTTTTGCTTTGCCCTTTAGTATGGTGGCAGTGTGGGCTCTCAGCCACCCCCACCGGCACCAGAGCCAGGTCCTGTTCCCTCTTCTCCCAGCCAGGAGCCTCCCACCAAGCGGGAGTATGACCAGTGTCGCATACAGGTACTGATTCTGATTCCTATCTTCCTCCTTGGGACCCCTTTGTTGCCTGTTAAGGTGCCCATTTCAGAGCTTTTTTCAGTTAATGTGCCCTTTGCCAAATCTCTCCCTTCTTTGTAAATGACTTTTGAAATCCTATCTACTCTTGGGAAAGGTATCAAATTTCACCTGCCCCAGTCATATTTAAACCCATACCTCCCTCTTACTCAGCAGTTACCCTTTTACTTGTTCATGTTTTTACTTGATTTATTATGCAGCTATCTGGTGATGTGGTATTTATCCAGATTCTTTTGTATAATCTTATCCTTGCCTTTCTTAGGTTGTGAGGGAGCTGGGAGTCTATCATCCACACTTAGTAAAGCAGAGCCTAAGTGGCTGTTCATTTGGTGCTTTAAATAGTAGTTGGGCTGCTTCAATCTAAGAAGGAGGGGCCAGCTTTAGTTCTTTGCCTTACTTGGGCACCTCATTGAGTTTTGATGCCCACAATACTGAGTATCTCCCTTGCCCTTTAGGTCAGGCTGCCAGATGGGACCTCACTGACCCAGACGTTCCGGGCTCGGGAACAGCTGGCAGCCGTGAGGCTCTATGTGGAGCTCCACCGTGGGGAGGAACCAGGAGGAGGCCAGGACCCTGTGCAATTGCTCAGTGGCTTCCCCAGACGGGCCTTCTCAGAAGCTGACATGGAGCGGCCTCTGCAGGAGCTGGGTATGGCTGCAAGACTAGAAACTAGGACTTGGGGGAGTAGGGAGGCATGCTTGGGAAAAGGAGGATGCAAAGAGAAGGGGTTTTGTGAACATGGTGCAAGGCCAGGAATTTTGGGAGCAAAAACCAAGTATCCTTGTGGGTCAAGCCTGTTTTCTTCCATCTTCAGGACTCGTGCCTTCTGCTGTTCTCATTGTGGCCAAGAAATGTCCCAGCTGAGGGCCTTTGTCCCATCGTCCCTCTGTGACCCCTTCATCTTTGATAAAGCACTGACATCTCCTTCCTAATAAATAGACCCTGAGTTCTGTACATGTCTGACTCCTTCCTGAATGGCTGGGAGGGAAAAAACCAAGGCAGAGGAAGAGGCTAAAAGGGAACGCGTTTGTAGCAGACCCTCTTCCTCATCTTTAGTTTCCAACAAAGACACTTGTTTCTAATCTCTGGGTCTAATTAACTGCTGGGGAAGTTGAGGAGAGGTGCTAAAAGGGGTGGAGAGTACATTGGATGGCACCTTTTACTCCTATGGTAAGACGGAACATAAAAGCCCaactgctgctgctttttcatttatttattgagaacacaagagtgcctttttttttttttttttttttgacagagtcttgctctgtcggccaggctagaatcagtggcgcgatctcggctcactgcaagctccgcctcccaggttcatgccattctcctgccttagcctcccgagtagctgggactacaggtgcccaccaccacacccagctaattttttgtatttttagtagagacagggtttcaccgtgttagccaggatggtctcgatctcctgaccttctgatctgtccacctcagcctcccaaagtgctgggattacaggcatgagccactgcgcccagccagaagagtgccttttcattttaaaaatgtttggggccgggcacggtggctcaagcctgtaatcccagcactttgggaggccgagacgggcggatcacgaggtcaggagatcgagaccatcctggctaacacggtgaaaccccgtctctactaaaaatacaaaaactagctgggcgaggtggcgggcgcctgtagtctcagctactcgggaggctgaggcaggagaatggcgtaaacgcaggaggcggagcttgcagtgagctgagatccggccactgcactccagtccgggcgacagagcaagactccgcctcaaaaaaaaataaaataaataaaaatgtttggaaatgtgCACAACTTTGATAAAGCTTCAGGGTGCTCCAGACACCCATGGCCACTTCATGTAAACCACTGagaatttgagaattttttttttttgaaatggagtcctgctctgtcacccaggctggagtgcagtggcacggtatcgaaccacttcctgagttcaagggattctcctgcctcagcctcccaagtatctgggattataggcatgcaccaccatgcccagctaattttttgtatttttagtagagacggggtttcaccatgatggccaaactggtttcaaactcctgacctcaggtaatctacccgcctcggcctcccaaagtgctaggattacagatgtgagccaccgtgcccggccaccacTGACAATTTTTagagcactttgagagactgtaCAATATGATGATCAAATTTTGTAATTAAACCTAATGA from Piliocolobus tephrosceles isolate RC106 chromosome 13, ASM277652v3, whole genome shotgun sequence encodes:
- the UBXN1 gene encoding UBX domain-containing protein 1 isoform X2, whose translation is MAELTALESLIEMGFPRGRAEKALALTGNQGIEAAMDWLMEHEDDPDVDEPLETPLGHILGREPTSSEQGGLEGSGSAAGEGKPVLSEEERQEQTKRMLELVAQKQREREEREEREALERERQRRRQGQELSAARQRLQEDEMRRAAEERRKEKAEELAARQRVREKIERDKAERAKKYGGSVGSQPPPPAPEPGPVPSSPSQEPPTKREYDQCRIQVRLPDGTSLTQTFRAREQLAAVRLYVELHRGEEPGGGQDPVQLLSGFPRRAFSEADMERPLQELGLVPSAVLIVAKKCPS
- the UBXN1 gene encoding UBX domain-containing protein 1 isoform X1, which translates into the protein MAELTALESLIEMGFPRGRAEKALALTGNQGIEAAMDWLMEHEDDPDVDEPLETPLGHILGREPTSSEQGGLEGSGSAAGEGKPVLSEEERQEQTKRMLELVAQKQREREEREEREALERERQRRRQGQELSAARQRLQEDEMRRAAEERRKEKAEELAARQRVREKIERDKAERAKKYGGSVGSQPPPPAPEPGPVPSSPSQEPPTKREYDQCRIQVRLPDGTSLTQTFRAREQLAAVRLYVELHRGEEPGGGQDPVQLLSGFPRRAFSEADMERPLQELGMAARLETRTWGSREACLGKGGCKEKGFCEHGARPGILGAKTKYPCGSSLFSSIFRTRAFCCSHCGQEMSQLRAFVPSSLCDPFIFDKALTSPS